The following are encoded in a window of Ranitomeya variabilis isolate aRanVar5 chromosome 6, aRanVar5.hap1, whole genome shotgun sequence genomic DNA:
- the MPLKIP gene encoding M-phase-specific PLK1-interacting protein, with translation MYRQNFRSPNSSGSGGGEGSPGSFRSPPPYPSPMLPPPLPAWGYGSPHTPSYGPRPQRPHGSGGGQSSPSQSPYGGRYSGASPGNTPPRRPSPRYSSSPYTKSPGGSAQHYQQHGRGFSSPRHHLHYQDSPRTSSPYGTSQGREKRMSNDVENYYRPSMLEDPWANLKPLSLADIDQQQSNEQTTYTGKKGRYFS, from the exons ATGTACAGACAGAATTTTAGGTCCCCGAACTCCTCCGGATCGGGCGGCGGGGAGGGGAGCCCGGGGTCTTTCCGAAGCCCACCGCCTTACCCCTCCCCCATGCTTCCTCCACCGCTGCCGGCCTGGGGGTACGGCTCTCCGCACACACCCAGCTATGGACCCAGGCCTCAGAGGCCTCATGGCAGCGGGGGAGGGCAGTCGTCGCCCTCCCAGAGTCCTTATGGGGGCAGGTACAGCGGCGCCTCCCCAGGGAACACTCCGCCGCGGCGGCCCAGCCCCCGGTATAGCTCGTCTCCTTACACCAAGTCTCCCGGAGGAAGCGCGCAGCACTACCAGCAGCACGGCCGCGGCTTCTCTTCTCCCCGGCACCACCTGCACTACCAG GATTCTCCCAGGACATCTTCACCATATGGTACCTCGCAAGGCAGAGAGAAAAGAATGTCTAATGATGTGGAAAACTATTACAGACCTTCAATGCTTGAGGACCCCTGGGCTAACCTAAAGCCATTATCCCTAGCTGACATAGACCAGCAACAGAGCAATGAGCAAACAACATATACTGGTAAAAAAGGGCGGTATTTTAGCTAA